One window of Xylocopa sonorina isolate GNS202 chromosome 9, iyXylSono1_principal, whole genome shotgun sequence genomic DNA carries:
- the Pig-c gene encoding phosphatidylinositol glycan anchor biosynthesis class C has translation MTTEVQWQKNLYENRGLPDNYTDNSFLEQLRKNIKPHNVTLIEAITFGATICIQLNIVILFVIIFVWLNKEWASPDVIFVSSVVLTVFGYFIYCFKEPNTLIELTKHIRTVLIFLTFGYILSPVLKTLTETISTDTIYAMAILMFLVHLIFSKYGSLQISLSDSLSITSSIFGSLMLASRLKSPLHAFSLLTVSVQCFVLLPLLMHKLSSKILISNFLTFSTLYFLLLISQTLSYVFVATILFLHFICPFWYIKCQKYKDNIYGPWDEAIITS, from the coding sequence ATGACAACAGAAGTGCAGTGGCAGAAGAATTTATACGAGAATCGTGGCTTGCCGGACAATTATACAGACAACTCGTTTTTGGAACAATTACGTAAAAATATAAAGCCGCATAACGTGACACTAATAGAAGCAATTACTTTCGGTGCAACGATATGCATACAGTTAAATATTGTAATACTTTTTGTTATCATATTCGTTTGGCTAAACAAAGAATGGGCAAGTCCTGATGTAATTTTCGTTTCCAGCGTAGTATTAACAGTATTTGGTTATTTTATATACTGTTTTAAGGAACCGAATACTTTAATCGAATTAACAAAACATATCAGaactgttctaatttttcttacatTTGGTTATATTTTATCACCGGTGCTGAAAACATTGACCGAAACTATTAGTACAGACACAATTTATGCCATGGCGATATTAATGTTCTTGGTGCATTTAATATTCAGCAAATATGGTTCGTTGCAAATTTCCTTGTCTGACTCTTTGTCGATTACATCTTCAATTTTTGGTTCTTTAATGCTAGCGTCTAGATTAAAGTCTCCGTTGCATGCTTTCTCTCTTCTCACTGTATCCGTACAGTGTTTCGTTCTATTACCACTTTTAATGCATAAATTAAGTAGTAAAATATTGATATCAAATTTCTTGACATTTAGTACCTTGTACTTTCTTTTACTCATTTCACAAACTCTTTCTTACGTATTTGTCGCGACTATACtatttttacattttatttGCCCCTTTTGGTACATAAAATGTCAGAAATATAAGGATAATATTTACGGGCCTTGGGATGAGGCcattattacttcttaa